The Methanomassiliicoccales archaeon genome has a window encoding:
- a CDS encoding Ig-like domain-containing protein, translated as MNSTKILVAMFFTFLLVVSFGLPAIAGAVPQEGERVRLVGKGVYGADVAVNDTYHPGHWIWAWAGYYLLENDTGTGVEYNGYCIDFNMVIDVDDILWADGDLTNFLTENESCAVNYIISMFKPEMASDPNLEAAAIQCAIWHIVTLDENDTFMMDDATGPRYDGWNESYGDAIRVRALEIVGSIPEPCSYPSSLQLEPEVQCIDCDDLAAITATVLDQYGNPMENVLVRFSTTSGVLSDDEVLTNSTGEAVVYLDLNGSTMAVVTACINGGEGILIWDDANPPNTNYPTVDVQNLVVPNEICDSSIVKCCYYPDGFTIGFWKTNIGKNWGWMKGSGIQVPKAKIVSYLEEINDIFDGQTGHCKARCMEWIRNITPSQAYNILSIPNANNMMQKAQAQILALLLTNAWYNDYFGPDYYLKGCVDLPGDDDMTIGDALHQILDWYCSGKYEKAKNLADYINNQPEGGYY; from the coding sequence ATGAATTCGACAAAAATACTGGTAGCAATGTTCTTTACCTTTCTTCTCGTCGTGAGCTTCGGTTTGCCTGCGATAGCCGGCGCCGTACCTCAAGAAGGAGAAAGAGTAAGACTGGTCGGGAAAGGGGTTTACGGGGCTGACGTCGCTGTCAATGACACATATCATCCGGGTCATTGGATATGGGCATGGGCCGGATATTATCTCTTAGAGAATGATACGGGTACTGGCGTAGAATATAATGGTTATTGCATCGATTTCAACATGGTAATCGATGTGGACGACATACTCTGGGCCGATGGCGATTTGACAAATTTCTTGACTGAAAATGAGTCCTGTGCGGTGAATTATATCATCAGTATGTTCAAACCTGAGATGGCCTCTGACCCGAATCTGGAGGCTGCTGCAATCCAGTGCGCGATCTGGCATATTGTCACCCTTGATGAAAACGACACCTTCATGATGGATGATGCGACTGGTCCTAGGTACGACGGTTGGAATGAGAGTTACGGGGATGCAATAAGAGTTCGTGCATTGGAAATCGTCGGATCGATTCCAGAGCCGTGCTCATACCCATCTTCGCTGCAGCTCGAGCCTGAGGTTCAATGCATTGACTGTGATGATTTGGCGGCGATCACGGCAACCGTCCTCGACCAATACGGTAATCCGATGGAGAACGTTCTCGTTCGCTTTTCAACAACATCAGGCGTCTTGAGCGACGATGAGGTACTGACGAATTCCACCGGTGAGGCGGTCGTCTACCTAGATCTCAATGGTTCGACAATGGCAGTTGTTACTGCTTGCATAAACGGCGGTGAGGGCATATTGATATGGGACGATGCCAACCCACCAAACACGAACTATCCTACGGTTGATGTGCAGAACCTCGTTGTACCGAATGAGATCTGTGACTCGTCAATCGTCAAGTGCTGCTATTACCCAGATGGATTCACAATAGGTTTCTGGAAGACAAATATCGGCAAGAATTGGGGCTGGATGAAAGGGAGTGGCATTCAGGTTCCAAAAGCAAAAATCGTTAGCTACCTCGAAGAAATCAACGATATATTTGACGGGCAAACCGGACACTGCAAAGCTAGATGCATGGAGTGGATCCGGAATATCACACCATCACAGGCATACAACATCTTATCTATCCCCAATGCCAACAACATGATGCAGAAAGCACAGGCACAGATTCTCGCACTACTCCTGACAAATGCATGGTACAATGATTACTTCGGTCCAGACTATTACCTGAAGGGATGCGTAGATCTTCCAGGCGACGATGATATGACAATAGGTGATGCGCTTCACCAGATACTAGATTGGTACTGCAGCGGAAAATATGAAAAGGCAAAGAATCTAGCGGACTACATCAACAACCAGCCTGAAGGCGGTTATTACTAA
- a CDS encoding DUF1015 domain-containing protein: MVIFRPFKGYLPNLSEGEDICDRISPPYDVIDDNKKRDLLNKPFNIARITLGDNGDNYDSAKRELESWLKEGRLILDLQESFYLYRQSFKYNGRELSRTGIVGLLKVEDYEKANILPHEETIAKVKDDRLNLLRATEFHLESIFGVIDHLDNGIIERTISTAKVLWECEDEDGVQHSFRRISDQQTIQIISECLDQKKILIADGHHRYETALRYSRERGDEKSQFVLATIVSSDDPGMIVFPTHRIIYGTGLRNYEIVEILRRNFDIMPVKDFHELKKHVFASDASRIGIITSDHECAIITPKMKRSDTTLWDIDAFVFQELGFNSLLERAKSKDKISIEYEHDANEVFRKITSNGYDLAVILKPPTLDQIWKVAEQGLRMPKKTTYFWPKIWSGFVAYSMKK, translated from the coding sequence ATGGTTATCTTCCGGCCATTCAAAGGTTATCTTCCAAACCTCAGTGAAGGAGAGGACATCTGTGATAGGATATCACCTCCATATGATGTTATAGACGATAATAAGAAGCGAGACTTGCTTAACAAACCTTTCAATATTGCGAGGATTACCCTCGGAGATAATGGCGATAATTACGATTCTGCAAAAAGAGAATTGGAAAGCTGGCTAAAGGAAGGGAGACTAATTCTGGATCTTCAGGAATCGTTTTATTTGTACAGACAGTCGTTCAAGTACAACGGACGAGAGCTATCGAGAACGGGTATTGTGGGGCTGCTAAAGGTAGAGGACTATGAGAAGGCTAATATTCTACCACACGAAGAAACAATTGCAAAAGTTAAGGATGATCGACTGAATCTATTGAGGGCAACAGAGTTTCATCTTGAATCGATCTTCGGGGTTATCGACCATCTGGACAATGGAATTATAGAAAGAACGATATCAACCGCAAAAGTCCTCTGGGAATGTGAAGATGAGGACGGCGTTCAGCACTCATTTAGGAGAATAAGTGATCAGCAGACGATACAGATCATCTCTGAATGTCTGGATCAAAAAAAAATCCTGATCGCTGATGGTCATCACAGGTATGAGACCGCTTTGAGATATTCACGGGAGCGGGGTGATGAAAAAAGCCAATTCGTCCTCGCAACGATTGTCAGTTCGGACGATCCTGGAATGATCGTTTTTCCGACACATAGAATCATCTACGGGACGGGGCTGAGGAATTACGAGATCGTCGAGATTCTTAGAAGAAATTTCGATATCATGCCAGTGAAGGATTTCCATGAACTTAAGAAACATGTCTTCGCATCTGATGCCTCTCGAATTGGTATCATTACAAGCGATCACGAATGTGCGATCATCACCCCCAAAATGAAGCGATCAGATACCACGCTATGGGATATCGATGCTTTTGTCTTCCAGGAGCTCGGTTTTAACAGTCTTTTGGAGAGAGCGAAGTCTAAAGACAAAATCAGTATTGAATACGAACACGACGCAAATGAGGTTTTTAGGAAAATAACAAGTAATGGATACGATCTCGCGGTGATTCTCAAACCACCAACATTAGATCAGATATGGAAAGTTGCAGAGCAAGGGCTCAGAATGCCGAAGAAAACGACTTACTTCTGGCCTAAAATATGGTCTGGGTTTGTTGCTTATTCGATGAAAAAATAA